From a region of the Mauremys mutica isolate MM-2020 ecotype Southern chromosome 12, ASM2049712v1, whole genome shotgun sequence genome:
- the LOC123346854 gene encoding olfactory receptor 14A16-like — MENLLIFMAIAFDHHLHTPMYFFLMNLSIVDLGSISVIVPKSMANSLMNTRSISYAGCVAQVFFLFFLLGADFSLLTIMAYDRYVAICQPLRYETIMNSRACVQMATGAWISGILYSVLHTRNTFALTFCGGNMVDQFFCEVPQLLKLACSDSYLSEVGVLAFSVCLVLGCFVFIIVSYVQICKLVLRIPSEQGRHKAFSTCLPHLIVVSLFVCTGAFAYLKPTSNSPSALDLVVAVLYSILPPIMNPIIYSMRNKEMNAALRRLTGCR, encoded by the coding sequence ATGGAGAATCTTCTTATCTTCATGGCCATAGCCTTCGAccaccaccttcacacccccatgtacttcttcctgatgaatctgtccatcgtagacctcggctccatctctgtcattgtccccaaatccatggccaactccctcatgaacaccaggtCCATTTCCTATGCTGGATGTGTTGCCCAAgtctttttcctcttcttcttGTTGGGAGCAGATTTTTCCCTTCTCACCATCATGGCATATGaccgatatgtcgccatctgccaaccactgcgcTATGAGACAATAATGAACAgcagagcttgtgtccaaatggcaacCGGTGCCTGGATCAGTGGAATTCTCTACTCTGTGCTACATACCAGGAACACGTTTGCATTGACGttctgtggaggcaacatggtggatcagttcttctgtgaagtCCCCCAGCTCCTCAAGCTCGCCTGCTCTGACTCATATCTCAGTGAAGTTGGGGTTCTTGCATTTAGTGTGTGTTTAGTCTtaggctgttttgtttttatcattgtGTCGTATGTTCAGATCTGCAAATTAGTgttgagaatcccctctgagcagggccggcataaagccttctccacctgcctccctcacctaattgtggtctccttgtttgtttgcactggggcttttgcctacctgaaacccacctccaacTCCCCATCTGCTCTGGATCTTgtggtggctgttctctattcCATATTGCCACCAATCATGAATCCAAttatctacagcatgaggaacaaggaaatGAATGCTGCCCTGAGGAGACTGACTGGGTGTAGGTAA